A section of the Halichoerus grypus chromosome 11, mHalGry1.hap1.1, whole genome shotgun sequence genome encodes:
- the LOC118525306 gene encoding olfactory receptor 56A4: MASPSNYSTAPVSEFLLFCFPNYQSWQHWLSLSLSLLFLLAMGVNATLLITIWLEVSLHEPMYYLLSLLSLLDILLCLTVIPKVLAIFWFDLRSISFSAYFLQMFIMNCFLAMESCTFMVMAYDRYVAICHPLRYPSMITDQFVVKATIFVVAQNGFFFLPVPVLSSWLRYCAENIIKNCICTNLSVSKLSCDDITFNQLYQFVAGWTLLGSDLILIVLSYSFILKAVLRIKAEGAIAKALGTCGSHFMLILFFSTVLLVLVITNLARKKLPPDVPILLNILHHLIPPALNPIVYGVRTKEIKQGIQKLLRRL; this comes from the coding sequence ATGGCTTCACCCAGCAACTACTCCACTGCTCCTGTCTCTGAATTCCTCCTCTTCTGCTTCCCTAACTACCAGAGTTGGCAGCACTGGCTGTCCCTGTCCctcagcctcctcttcctcctggccATGGGGGTCAATGCCACCCTCTTGATCACCATCTGGCTGGAGGTCTCTCTGCACGAGCCCATGTACTACCTGCTCAGCCTTCTCTCTCTGTTGGACATCCTGCTCTGCCTGACCGTCATCCCCAAGGTCCTGGCTATCTTCTGGTTTGATCTCAGGTCCATCAGCTTCTCAGCCTACTTCCTCCAGATGTTCATCATGAATTGCTTCCTTGCCATGGAGTCCTGCACATTCATGGTCATGGCCTATGACCGCTATGTGGCCATCTGCCACCCACTGAGATACCCATCCATGATCACTGACCAATTTGTGGTTAAAGCTACCATATTTGTTGTGGCCCAGAatggcttcttttttcttcctgttccagtACTTTCTTCCTGGCTCAGATACTGTGCAGAGAACATCATCAAGAACTGTATCTGCACTAATCTGTCTGTGTCCAAACTCTCCTGTGATGACATCACCTTCAATCAACTCTACCAGTTTGTGGCAGGCTGGACTCTACTGGGCTCTGACCTCATCCTAATTGTTCTCTCCTACTCCTTCATCCTGAAAGCTGTGCTAAGGATCAAGGCTGAGGGTGCTATAGCCAAAGCTCTAGGCACTTGTGGTTCCCACTTCATGCTCATCCTCTTCTTTAGCACAGTCCTGCTGGTTCTGGTCATCACTAACCTGGCCAGGAAGAAGCTTCCCCCAGATGTCCCCATACTGCTCAACATCCTGCACCACCTCATCCCCCCAGCTCTGAACCCCATTGTTTATGGTGTGAGAACCAAGGAGATCAAGCAGGGAATCCAGAAGCTGCTGAGAAGGTTGTAA
- the LOC118525308 gene encoding olfactory receptor 56A3 — translation MTAHPNGNISIEVSDFLLNCFVRSSSWQLSFSLPLSLLFLLAMGANGILLITIRMEASLHEPMYYLLSILSLLDIVLCLTVIPKVLAIFWFDLKSISFYACFLQMYIMNCFLAMESCTFMVMAYDRYVAICHPLRYPSIITDQFVAKAAIFILARNIISTVPIPILSSRLNYCGRNVIENCICANMYVSRLSCDDVTINRLYQFAGGWTLLGSDLILIFLSYSLILRAVLRLKAEGAVAKALSTCGSHFILILFFSTILLVFVLTHVVKKKVSPDVPVLLNVLHHVIPAALNPIVYGVRTQEIKQGIQRLLNRGW, via the coding sequence ATGACAGCACACCCAAATGGCAACATCTCCATTGAGGTTTCAGACTTCCTCTTGAATTGTTTTGTCAGGTCCTCCAGCTGGCAgctttctttctccctgcccctcagcctcctcttccttctggccATGGGGGCAAATGGTATTCTTCTGATCACCATCCGGATGGAGGCCTCTCTGCATGAGCCCATGTACTACCTGCTCAGCATCCTCTCCCTACTGGACATCGTGCTCTGCCTCACTGTCATTCCCAAGGTCCTAGCCATCTTTTGGTTTGACCTCAAGTCCATCAGCTTCTATGCCTGCTTCCTTCAGATGTACATCATGAATTGCTTCCTTGCCATGGAGTCCTGCACATTCATGGTCATGGCCTATGACCGCTATGTGGCCATCTGCCACCCACTGAGGTACCCATCCATCATCACTGACCAATTTGTAGCCAAggctgccatttttattttggccAGGAATATTATTTCTACAGTGCCTATCCCCATTCTATCATCCCGACTCAATTACTGTGGGAGAAATGTCATTGAGAACTGCATCTGTGCCAATATGTATGTCTCCAGGCTCTCCTGTGATGATGTCACCATCAATCGCCTCTACCAGTTTGCTGGAGGCTGGACACTACTAGGATCTGATCTCATCCTCATCTTCCTCTCCTACAGCCTCATCCTTCGAGCTGTGCTGAGACTTAAGGCAGAGGGTGCTGTGGCCAAGGCCTTGAGCACATGTGGCTCCCACTTCATCCTTATCCTCTTCTTCAGCACTATCCTTCTGGTCTTTGTGCTCACTCATGTGGTGAAGAAGAAGGTTTCCCCTGATGTGCCAGTCTTGCTCAATGTTCTCCACCATGTCATCCCTGCAGCCCTCAACCCCATTGTTTATGGAGTGCGAACCCAGGAGATCAAGCAAGGAATCCAGAGATTACTGAATAGGGGGTGGTAG